The Verrucomicrobiia bacterium genome window below encodes:
- a CDS encoding M56 family metallopeptidase — MSADLYLKVAPFLQSLVVLSLQATVLVLLVLLVQRIFLRQLTARWRFLMWWIVLICLLVPIRPPSSFSLANLYPQIDHPMTDGTELLVLTVPGNEKELEKHLSDVEETIIPRDRSEMTSEPLTSVAPPVVVSQPGSIVQVRGDAMTEDKALHVTVTGPMALLFYFWMLGVCALVGHLLFLMVRFHRSVSTRCQVVSGEAKSIFDECRHIMDVRRNVELLETDALQSPSIYGLFRLQLLLPKGLATSFSEAELRHIFLHELAHVKRGDMWLNWLVTGLQIIHWFNPFIWLAFARLRADRELACDELALIYSGEMEGRNYGQTILKLLENISQAKPIPGLVGIVEDRQQMAERLKRIASFRLPTKWSGLAAVLLLALGLVGLTGAQAPSPAVVPAASEVKSTGKNLDTPSLSTNLMGKVLLPDGQLASGAKVTTRGFGAGNLFDFQTAETDGKGSFSLPDEKGVLFVMVSYPQGFAQIKVEDFRAQPVIRLEPWGRVEGTLAVEAASRKGGYLKLSPLLLAVANGPVLVNDSKFYSVLESTGRYTFENIPPGEYRVLWAQSPPPHTVSRPHIETIFSNGALMGFVRVEAGKTTVISPLPQGQGLTVKAKLVLPESSVGWDWSKVQISGRLISTSIREIFKADSFDFKNPHWESETYWDSQLKFRDYSQKNRAGGEIIFENVTPGEYSLLVVVFSAERPAQTAADDMIVMTSIGGVERAAVLIPEKKSSDQAEHDLGELILTKPAVKTSAPAQSEKKSTSDASAQQPATSTEAAQLRVRVLDNDSGQPLSEATVRNGRTVATTDKDGYASVPKPAASNAPFMYEIRIRRSGYAARELKWSSLQQDKQSDIPDEYTTRLDKGRTIGGQVRDETGKGIPEATVEISGPSRSVMMERERLLEGHAFAKVTTDAQGKWIFNQAPKKFEDLQFFVTHPQYEKHSYRIDLANEPTTGPLKLRMADLASMNAVMTLKAGIAISGRVVDEAGNPVAGVRITINQQWNESTGNITNGADGRFHISNASGPRFVIDGLPPKTMALTLQATGYASKMEAIPLDPPPKEFSIVMLPGRTLRGIVMNTDGTTITNGFFAVDSPTGMGQRPYSFTTRTDAEGRLVWTSAPVEPITASLSAPGYLPQRVTNWVADGVEKKVILTRASNVSSVKVFKGRVFDAVTKQPIKDFYLQWEALGASSIPNPTRFTSENYRMPVSFSGNSIKATFTASGYQPLITTFTTAQLEKDQDVFLEPGKDYEGKVLLPDGTPAIGASVVFSTARFNATVGDRRFITYNGPKAIDVDNNGVFRHPQTGGCLGIAAAHEQGVAMVSPEEFKKNPVIRLQPWGRVEGQLQIGEKIGAGEDMWLRTLGTGSGNNLELSGARFSTKTDAAGRFVFEYVPPGEYKIFRIVKAGPVVPVDDSLGQAELLAKSHGGSFSHDTVVVVAPGQKVNVSLGGKGALVRAKVFMPEKAPFDWAGTSLFARLEKSPVQWPWQVEKRAPKPGENVQYMRTEAYRSAAKARQEYAFSVNADGSISVYDVPPGNYRLELRVERKLDPNSNVVFRGPRMIAGFTNDVVVIPAGKLTDLGELMLIKPEVRLLPQSNSEATNKK; from the coding sequence ATGAGTGCCGATCTTTACCTCAAGGTCGCGCCGTTTTTGCAGAGCCTTGTTGTGCTCTCCTTGCAGGCAACGGTGCTGGTGTTATTGGTTTTGTTGGTTCAACGGATATTCCTGAGACAGCTCACGGCTAGATGGCGTTTTCTGATGTGGTGGATCGTGTTGATTTGCCTGTTGGTGCCGATACGCCCGCCCAGCAGTTTTAGCTTGGCCAACCTTTACCCGCAAATTGACCATCCAATGACCGATGGGACCGAACTTCTGGTTCTGACTGTGCCGGGAAATGAGAAGGAGTTGGAAAAGCATCTCTCTGATGTCGAAGAAACAATTATCCCACGTGATCGGTCAGAGATGACCTCGGAGCCATTGACGAGTGTTGCGCCACCAGTGGTGGTTTCCCAACCGGGTTCAATTGTTCAGGTGCGTGGTGATGCCATGACAGAAGACAAGGCGCTTCATGTCACTGTCACTGGGCCCATGGCGCTTTTGTTTTATTTTTGGATGCTTGGTGTCTGCGCTTTGGTTGGACATCTGTTATTCTTGATGGTTCGCTTTCACCGTTCTGTCTCCACCCGCTGTCAGGTAGTATCAGGCGAGGCTAAGTCAATCTTTGATGAGTGTCGGCACATCATGGATGTGCGTCGCAATGTCGAGTTGCTCGAGACGGACGCCTTGCAAAGCCCCTCAATTTACGGGCTCTTCCGCTTGCAACTCCTTTTACCGAAAGGTCTCGCTACGAGTTTCAGTGAAGCTGAACTCCGCCACATTTTCCTGCACGAGCTTGCGCATGTGAAGCGCGGCGATATGTGGCTGAACTGGCTGGTGACCGGCTTGCAAATCATCCACTGGTTCAATCCTTTCATCTGGCTCGCCTTTGCCCGTTTGCGTGCCGATCGCGAACTGGCTTGCGATGAGCTCGCCTTGATCTACAGCGGTGAGATGGAAGGTCGGAACTACGGCCAGACAATCCTCAAACTGCTTGAGAATATCAGCCAAGCCAAACCCATCCCCGGCTTGGTGGGCATTGTGGAAGACCGTCAACAGATGGCCGAACGCCTGAAGCGGATCGCCTCCTTCCGTTTGCCAACGAAATGGTCCGGTTTGGCGGCAGTGTTGCTGTTAGCTTTGGGATTAGTCGGTTTGACGGGTGCGCAGGCACCTTCGCCTGCGGTCGTGCCAGCTGCTTCAGAAGTCAAGAGCACCGGCAAAAATTTAGACACTCCATCCTTATCTACAAATCTTATGGGCAAGGTCCTGCTGCCTGATGGACAACTCGCTTCAGGTGCGAAAGTCACCACTCGCGGATTCGGTGCCGGCAACCTTTTTGATTTCCAAACTGCAGAGACGGATGGCAAGGGCAGCTTCTCTCTGCCTGATGAGAAAGGAGTTCTCTTCGTCATGGTCTCGTATCCCCAAGGCTTCGCTCAAATCAAAGTCGAAGATTTCCGCGCACAGCCCGTGATACGTTTGGAACCATGGGGACGTGTAGAGGGCACTTTGGCGGTGGAAGCAGCTTCGAGAAAAGGTGGTTACCTGAAACTGTCGCCTTTGCTGCTGGCAGTAGCGAACGGCCCGGTTCTGGTCAATGATTCCAAGTTCTATTCCGTACTGGAGAGCACAGGACGTTACACCTTTGAGAATATTCCGCCTGGTGAGTATCGTGTGTTGTGGGCGCAATCTCCTCCTCCGCATACGGTTTCACGGCCTCATATCGAGACTATCTTTTCTAATGGAGCATTGATGGGATTCGTCCGTGTCGAAGCCGGAAAAACAACAGTCATCAGTCCATTACCCCAAGGGCAAGGCCTGACTGTGAAAGCGAAACTTGTTTTGCCGGAATCGTCGGTGGGCTGGGATTGGTCCAAAGTGCAGATTTCGGGGCGTTTGATTTCGACAAGCATCCGGGAAATTTTTAAGGCAGATTCATTTGATTTCAAAAATCCCCATTGGGAATCGGAAACTTACTGGGATTCCCAGCTTAAATTCAGGGATTACAGCCAGAAGAATCGTGCCGGTGGAGAGATCATTTTCGAAAATGTCACTCCCGGTGAGTATTCTCTCTTAGTAGTTGTATTCTCGGCTGAGCGACCTGCGCAGACCGCAGCGGATGACATGATCGTGATGACTTCCATCGGCGGAGTTGAGCGGGCCGCTGTGCTTATTCCAGAAAAGAAATCTTCGGATCAAGCAGAGCATGACTTGGGAGAGTTGATACTTACCAAGCCCGCAGTGAAAACCTCCGCACCCGCCCAGTCAGAAAAAAAATCTACTTCGGATGCGTCCGCCCAGCAGCCTGCCACGAGCACGGAGGCTGCTCAGCTCCGTGTGCGAGTATTGGATAACGATTCCGGTCAACCATTGTCAGAGGCTACTGTGCGTAACGGCAGAACCGTCGCCACCACGGATAAAGACGGATATGCTTCCGTGCCCAAGCCCGCTGCTTCCAATGCTCCCTTCATGTATGAGATCAGAATCAGGCGTTCCGGCTATGCGGCGCGTGAGCTCAAGTGGTCTTCGCTTCAGCAGGACAAGCAATCTGATATCCCTGACGAATATACTACCCGATTGGACAAGGGCAGAACAATCGGTGGTCAGGTGAGGGATGAAACTGGAAAGGGCATACCCGAAGCAACGGTTGAAATATCGGGACCGTCTAGGTCTGTGATGATGGAGCGTGAAAGATTATTGGAAGGCCACGCCTTCGCCAAAGTGACCACAGATGCGCAAGGAAAATGGATCTTTAACCAGGCGCCGAAAAAATTCGAAGACCTCCAATTCTTTGTCACCCATCCTCAGTACGAAAAGCATAGCTACCGTATTGATCTGGCTAATGAGCCGACCACAGGTCCGTTGAAGTTGCGCATGGCTGACTTGGCGTCGATGAATGCGGTGATGACTTTGAAAGCAGGTATCGCGATCTCGGGTCGCGTCGTCGATGAAGCGGGAAATCCTGTGGCGGGAGTGCGGATCACCATCAACCAGCAGTGGAATGAATCCACCGGTAACATCACCAACGGTGCCGATGGCCGTTTCCATATCAGCAATGCCAGCGGCCCGAGGTTTGTGATCGATGGATTGCCACCCAAGACCATGGCGCTGACTTTGCAGGCCACGGGATATGCGTCCAAAATGGAAGCAATCCCGCTTGATCCTCCTCCTAAAGAATTTTCCATTGTCATGCTCCCGGGCAGGACTTTGCGTGGAATCGTGATGAACACGGATGGCACTACCATCACCAATGGATTTTTTGCCGTGGATTCACCAACTGGAATGGGACAAAGACCTTATTCGTTCACTACGCGCACAGACGCTGAAGGCCGGCTGGTATGGACGTCGGCGCCGGTCGAACCCATCACTGCGAGTCTTTCCGCGCCGGGTTATCTGCCGCAGCGCGTCACTAATTGGGTGGCTGATGGTGTCGAAAAGAAAGTGATCCTCACGCGGGCATCCAATGTCAGCAGTGTAAAAGTATTTAAGGGGCGTGTGTTTGATGCCGTCACCAAACAGCCGATCAAAGACTTTTACCTGCAATGGGAAGCCTTGGGTGCCAGTTCAATTCCAAACCCGACCAGATTCACATCTGAAAACTATCGGATGCCCGTGTCTTTTTCCGGGAATTCGATCAAAGCGACCTTTACGGCTTCAGGTTATCAACCGCTGATAACGACCTTCACCACCGCTCAATTGGAGAAGGACCAGGATGTGTTTTTGGAGCCGGGCAAAGATTACGAAGGCAAGGTCTTGTTGCCAGATGGCACGCCTGCGATCGGCGCTTCAGTCGTTTTTTCCACAGCACGTTTCAATGCAACTGTGGGAGACAGGCGGTTTATAACCTATAACGGGCCGAAAGCCATTGATGTCGATAATAACGGCGTGTTCAGGCACCCGCAAACAGGCGGCTGTCTTGGCATCGCTGCGGCCCATGAACAGGGCGTGGCGATGGTGTCGCCCGAAGAGTTTAAAAAGAATCCTGTCATCCGTCTGCAGCCATGGGGACGCGTCGAGGGGCAATTGCAAATCGGAGAGAAGATTGGCGCAGGCGAGGACATGTGGTTGCGCACGTTAGGGACGGGAAGCGGTAATAACTTGGAGCTCTCCGGCGCTCGATTCAGCACCAAGACAGATGCTGCTGGGCGGTTCGTTTTCGAATACGTGCCTCCCGGTGAGTACAAGATATTCCGCATCGTAAAGGCTGGGCCGGTGGTTCCGGTTGATGATTCGCTTGGACAGGCAGAACTCTTGGCGAAATCCCACGGAGGCTCATTCAGTCACGATACTGTTGTGGTAGTGGCTCCCGGCCAGAAAGTGAATGTCTCGCTGGGAGGAAAAGGTGCTTTAGTCCGTGCCAAGGTATTCATGCCGGAGAAGGCCCCGTTCGATTGGGCGGGGACGAGTCTGTTCGCCCGTTTGGAGAAATCTCCTGTGCAATGGCCATGGCAGGTGGAGAAGCGGGCTCCCAAACCTGGTGAAAACGTTCAGTATATGCGGACAGAGGCATATCGTTCGGCGGCAAAAGCACGCCAGGAATATGCCTTTTCAGTGAATGCGGATGGTTCGATCTCAGTTTACGATGTTCCACCCGGAAATTATCGTTTGGAACTCAGGGTTGAGAGAAAGCTCGACCCTAATTCCAATGTGGTTTTCCGGGGTCCGCGCATGATCGCCGGATTTACGAATGACGTAGTGGTGATCCCCGCTGGCAAGTTGACAGATTTGGGAGAGCTGATGCTGATCAAACCTGAGGTCAGGCTTCTTCCACAATCCAACTCTGAAGCAACGAATAAGAAGTGA
- a CDS encoding MoxR family ATPase gives MKLSDAVRAIRTEVAKKIVGQDDVIEQLLIAIFARSHCLLEGVPGLAKTYMVKSVSEAMNFSFHRVQFTPDLMPADITGTDVIQEDPVTGHRRLTFLKGPIFAQMILADEINRSPPKTQAALLEAMQEHSVTVGGQTFKLEEPFFVLATQNPVEQEGTYPLPEAQRDRFMFHVKVGYPSREQEREIIRRTTSAFSADIVPVLTGEEVIECQKIVRKVPVPDHVTDFVLDLVRRSRPDEGDALPFIKELVAWGPGPRACQQLILGGKVRAILQGRFHVTIDDIQTLAYPVLRHRIVPTFNAEAEGISVDTIIGKILEAIPKGEAKTVL, from the coding sequence ATGAAGCTCTCGGATGCCGTGCGCGCCATCCGCACGGAGGTGGCCAAGAAGATCGTGGGCCAAGACGACGTGATCGAGCAGTTGCTCATCGCCATCTTTGCACGCAGCCATTGCTTGCTGGAGGGTGTGCCCGGTCTGGCGAAGACTTACATGGTGAAGAGCGTGTCCGAAGCGATGAATTTTTCCTTTCATCGTGTGCAGTTCACACCGGACCTGATGCCTGCGGACATCACAGGCACAGACGTTATTCAAGAAGACCCGGTCACGGGGCATCGCCGGTTGACATTCCTGAAAGGACCGATTTTCGCGCAGATGATTCTGGCGGACGAAATCAACCGCTCGCCACCAAAGACGCAAGCGGCGTTGCTGGAAGCGATGCAGGAACATTCCGTCACGGTGGGTGGACAGACCTTCAAGCTGGAGGAACCGTTCTTCGTGCTCGCCACGCAAAATCCTGTCGAACAGGAAGGCACGTATCCCCTGCCCGAGGCGCAACGGGATCGCTTCATGTTCCACGTGAAGGTCGGTTATCCAAGCCGCGAACAGGAGCGTGAGATCATCCGTCGCACGACGAGTGCGTTTTCAGCAGACATCGTGCCGGTGCTGACAGGTGAGGAAGTCATCGAGTGCCAAAAGATCGTGCGCAAGGTGCCGGTGCCGGATCATGTCACGGATTTCGTATTGGACCTCGTCCGCCGCAGCCGTCCGGATGAGGGCGATGCCCTGCCCTTCATCAAGGAACTGGTGGCGTGGGGACCTGGTCCTCGTGCGTGCCAGCAGCTCATCCTGGGCGGCAAGGTGCGCGCCATCTTGCAAGGGCGCTTCCACGTGACCATCGACGATATCCAAACGCTGGCCTACCCGGTGCTGCGTCATCGTATCGTGCCGACGTTCAACGCGGAGGCCGAAGGCATCTCGGTGGATACGATCATCGGTAAGATTCTCGAAGCGATACCGAAGGGTGAGGCGAAGACGGTGCTGTGA
- a CDS encoding DUF58 domain-containing protein translates to MAHVANLLSPTDLQKISNLQVVARLVVEGFFSGLHKSPHKGFSVEFAQHRQYVQGDEIRRLDWKLFGKTDRYYIREYEEETNLRATILLDQSGSMNYGNENGVTKHHYASRLAACLSYLMMQQRDSVGLVTFDTEIRRFIPQRSGVGHLRVMLDELDQSKPAGETELSDVFRSLVPRIQRRGLLIIISDCFATVKDLITALAHFRAAKHEIVLFQIMDRDELEFPFESWTRFESLEQADWHRMVEPAQFREAYLENLEKFQKELVDGCRRHRIDHVRLITDQPYSEALAQYLTRRLGRA, encoded by the coding sequence GTGGCTCACGTCGCAAATCTCCTTTCGCCCACTGACCTGCAGAAGATTTCCAATCTGCAAGTGGTGGCGCGTCTGGTGGTGGAGGGCTTCTTCTCGGGTTTGCACAAGTCACCGCACAAGGGTTTCAGCGTCGAGTTCGCGCAGCATCGCCAATATGTGCAGGGCGATGAGATACGGCGGCTGGACTGGAAACTCTTCGGCAAGACGGACCGCTATTATATCCGTGAATACGAGGAGGAGACGAATCTCCGCGCGACCATCCTACTGGATCAAAGCGGTTCGATGAATTACGGGAACGAGAACGGCGTGACAAAGCATCACTACGCCTCGCGCCTCGCGGCTTGCCTCTCCTACCTGATGATGCAGCAGCGGGATAGCGTGGGCCTCGTCACATTTGATACAGAGATCCGCCGCTTCATTCCACAGCGTTCCGGTGTCGGGCATTTGCGCGTGATGCTGGATGAACTGGATCAGAGCAAGCCAGCGGGTGAAACGGAGTTGAGCGATGTCTTCCGCAGCCTTGTCCCGCGCATCCAACGGCGTGGTTTGCTTATCATCATCTCGGATTGTTTTGCGACAGTGAAGGATCTCATCACGGCGCTCGCGCATTTCCGCGCGGCGAAGCATGAGATCGTCCTCTTCCAGATCATGGATCGCGATGAACTGGAGTTTCCGTTCGAATCGTGGACACGCTTTGAATCGCTGGAACAGGCGGATTGGCATCGGATGGTCGAACCGGCGCAATTCCGTGAGGCATATCTGGAGAACTTGGAGAAGTTCCAGAAGGAACTGGTGGATGGCTGCCGTAGGCATCGCATCGACCACGTCCGTCTCATCACCGATCAGCCTTATTCCGAGGCGCTCGCCCAATATCTGACCCGACGGCTGGGACGAGCATGA
- a CDS encoding BlaI/MecI/CopY family transcriptional regulator has protein sequence MELPPRISDTEWEIMKVLWQRSPLTAHEIIEALTSQDPSWHPKTAKTLLNRLVKKKALAYQQDGRAYLYSPLVQEGDCVRAEAESFLQRVFGGSLQPMLAHFVEEKKLSPKELAELKRLLDKKGDGK, from the coding sequence ATGGAACTACCGCCCCGTATTTCGGACACAGAATGGGAGATCATGAAAGTCTTGTGGCAGCGCTCGCCGCTGACCGCGCATGAGATCATCGAGGCTCTCACTAGCCAAGATCCCTCCTGGCATCCGAAAACCGCCAAAACCCTCCTGAACCGGCTCGTGAAAAAGAAAGCGCTCGCCTATCAGCAAGATGGCCGCGCCTATCTCTATAGCCCACTGGTTCAGGAGGGCGATTGCGTGCGTGCCGAGGCTGAGTCCTTCCTCCAACGCGTCTTCGGCGGTTCCTTGCAACCGATGCTCGCTCATTTCGTAGAGGAGAAAAAACTCAGCCCCAAGGAACTTGCTGAGTTGAAACGGTTGCTGGACAAGAAAGGGGATGGCAAATGA
- a CDS encoding VWA domain-containing protein, with amino-acid sequence MSFLNFALLAGVSAASIPLIIHLLHRSRFRVVKWGATHLMDAALIKNSKRIRIEQLLLLILRCLIPAVLAFCMARPVLSQLAALAGSSKTSMVLLLDNSYSMESGGKDTGNFVQARTTASEIITSLGRGSDVEVILMAGENPELEAIPNFDLSRLGKAVNELDAGYGKADVAASFEKAAAMLGKMQNTYRQIVVVSDFQKVSWTEEDAPTRTRASELLKAMPLPPQVTFVHQGVEGRDNVSAESLDFSRLIVGVRQPIQVRANLRNFGERQYSDLRVYFRVDGTEKGASQISLGPGERQQVLFTHAFDTAGSHVIEVVADADTLKADNSFQAAIPVWDTVPVLLYNGAPSVEALKGETDFLEIALQPFGQAKADLTDLITTKVIDGENDIKVEDLPKYRTIVLANVRQLSDRWVKGLRDFVNNGGGLLIFPGDRIDTTWYNRVLANDNQLLPLPLASLNVGGNGKKTTKIISQNYSHPAMEMFNDPRNGTLSDGEIFTWFKLAERKEEQTVNVLARFETGEPFLVEKKLGEGRIIMSAIPCDVDWSNLPVRSFYLPLSQRLVVYLASTIFPPRNFEVGKPAAVFLDKAAIGKKAMMVDPSGQKHDVAVTDKGTRGLAEFRATQRPGQYLLTAPDGKVTHFVASTSRQESDLQQLSAAERETVAKPFEAKVITSFKEFQALDRSRRFGSELWKPLLWLLVALLFSELLLQQWITRRRR; translated from the coding sequence ATGAGCTTCCTGAATTTCGCATTGCTCGCCGGTGTGTCAGCGGCCTCCATCCCGCTCATCATCCACCTGCTCCATCGCAGCCGCTTCCGCGTGGTGAAGTGGGGCGCGACGCATCTGATGGATGCCGCGCTCATCAAGAACTCGAAGCGCATCCGCATCGAGCAACTGCTGTTGCTGATCCTTCGCTGCCTCATTCCGGCGGTGCTCGCTTTTTGCATGGCGCGACCGGTCTTGAGCCAGTTGGCGGCACTCGCAGGTTCTTCCAAGACTTCGATGGTGTTGCTGTTGGATAACAGTTATTCAATGGAATCCGGCGGCAAGGACACAGGGAATTTTGTGCAAGCACGCACGACGGCGAGCGAAATCATCACGAGTCTTGGGCGCGGGTCTGACGTGGAAGTCATTTTGATGGCGGGGGAGAATCCTGAATTGGAGGCCATCCCGAACTTCGATCTGTCACGTCTCGGCAAAGCGGTGAATGAACTGGATGCGGGATATGGCAAGGCCGATGTGGCAGCTTCTTTCGAGAAAGCGGCAGCGATGCTGGGCAAGATGCAGAACACCTACCGGCAGATCGTGGTGGTGAGTGATTTCCAGAAAGTAAGCTGGACGGAGGAAGATGCACCGACTCGCACGCGTGCATCGGAATTGCTCAAGGCTATGCCGTTGCCACCACAAGTGACTTTCGTGCATCAGGGGGTGGAAGGTCGTGATAATGTGAGTGCGGAATCGTTGGATTTCTCACGGCTCATCGTGGGTGTGCGCCAGCCTATTCAGGTGCGGGCGAATCTGCGAAACTTTGGCGAGCGGCAGTATTCCGATCTGCGTGTTTACTTCCGCGTGGATGGCACGGAGAAAGGGGCCTCGCAAATCTCGCTGGGGCCCGGTGAACGGCAGCAGGTGTTGTTCACCCATGCATTTGATACGGCAGGCTCGCACGTCATCGAAGTGGTGGCGGATGCGGATACGTTGAAAGCAGACAATAGTTTTCAAGCGGCCATTCCAGTATGGGACACGGTGCCGGTGCTGCTCTACAACGGTGCGCCGAGTGTCGAGGCTTTGAAGGGTGAAACAGACTTTTTGGAGATTGCGCTGCAACCATTCGGCCAGGCGAAAGCGGATTTGACGGACCTGATCACCACAAAAGTCATCGATGGCGAGAATGACATCAAGGTGGAGGATTTGCCGAAGTATCGCACGATCGTGCTGGCGAATGTGCGGCAGCTTAGTGATCGCTGGGTGAAAGGGTTGCGCGATTTCGTGAACAACGGCGGTGGTTTGCTCATCTTCCCCGGCGACCGCATTGATACGACGTGGTATAATCGCGTGCTGGCGAATGACAATCAGTTGCTTCCCCTGCCCCTTGCCTCCTTGAACGTGGGTGGCAACGGCAAGAAGACGACCAAGATCATCTCGCAGAATTATTCGCATCCGGCGATGGAGATGTTCAACGATCCGCGCAATGGCACGCTTTCCGATGGTGAAATTTTTACGTGGTTCAAGCTGGCCGAGCGCAAGGAAGAGCAGACGGTGAATGTGCTGGCGCGGTTCGAGACGGGTGAACCGTTCCTCGTGGAGAAGAAGCTGGGTGAAGGCCGTATCATCATGAGTGCGATCCCGTGTGATGTGGATTGGAGCAATTTGCCGGTGCGCTCGTTTTATCTGCCACTGTCACAACGGCTCGTCGTTTATCTCGCTTCCACAATTTTCCCGCCGCGTAATTTTGAAGTAGGTAAACCCGCAGCCGTATTCCTCGATAAAGCCGCCATCGGCAAGAAGGCGATGATGGTGGATCCCTCGGGCCAAAAGCATGATGTCGCAGTGACGGATAAGGGCACGCGTGGTTTGGCAGAGTTCCGGGCTACGCAACGACCGGGGCAATATCTGCTCACGGCACCGGATGGCAAGGTGACGCATTTCGTGGCGAGCACTTCGCGGCAGGAGTCCGATTTGCAACAGCTCTCGGCAGCAGAGCGAGAGACGGTGGCGAAGCCGTTTGAGGCGAAGGTCATCACGTCATTCAAAGAGTTTCAGGCACTGGATCGCAGCCGTCGTTTCGGCAGTGAATTGTGGAAGCCGCTGCTGTGGCTGCTCGTGGCCTTGCTCTTCAGCGAACTGCTGCTGCAACAGTGGATCACAAGGAGGCGGCGATGA